In one window of Kitasatospora sp. MMS16-BH015 DNA:
- a CDS encoding DNRLRE domain-containing protein, translating into MHHAPPTPAPRGRHTPGRPGKLLAYGGLAALTSLALLGSAVPALAAPAPAPTSAMAGESMANTTSAPGPRPGLVTEAHSAEAALAAAAAGQRRVEVLERRTETSTTWAEPDGKLTTTFSSGPIRMLRDGAWVNVDATLHRQADGTVAAEAHPGELKLAGSGGAKARSVAAAAAAPRSENRDLITLGVGERRMAVQWKGGLPAPVLDGHRATYPQAVPGADLVVDATRTGFEQYLVLKERPAEAKAPWTVPLSLPGLKAEQQPDGSVAFTDRASGEQVATMPAPVMWDATVDPRSGERTRSVPVPMTLRQDGDTVELTLTPDSAFLADPATQYPVTVDPATDALGSLFDTFVQEGDTTDQSANTDLKLGWPGDWADTAKKRKRVARSFLTWDTSVFADALVSKAQLSLFNYHSWSCESRPWEVWAANGGDTNTRWTNQPALLEKATTSTETRGPNCAKGPGWVTADLTRLAQTWSSAKAQTGSIAIKAADENDTYGWKRFYSSESTAEQIPQLTVSYNYRPRNGSNLQAGPPYFAQGGVFKVNTTTPTLRFTPEDANHDDQVTGTYEISDAATGAVVTTLTAPPVPTGETSKLVVPAGKLADGKSYTFRTTTQDGTHWANGWSEPVTFTVDTGLQLTPELRTLAAVNSALDAADITPATTSDAKYAAIAANGTNTVGVPWGTADAISVSSTGSGSMAMGLPTAQPRGVALNGNVVYADPAGPVDTVAQPTLDGGARTFQVIKNASAPHQFTSTVQLPPGAVLTPSESGTVAITSGTDEAPVTHGVIDAPWARDANGKAVPTSYRVEGNKLVQVVEFDAGTAFPVVADPRFSFGMGIYFNARGVEWKAWGMAAVSAGWGGWLYGCTAAKLPAKILGLGKMICGAVGVNAWTNLVKWLKEIAYWNLSPNGCYQTRLSPRNGKLTKVSDKNCR; encoded by the coding sequence ATGCACCACGCACCACCCACGCCCGCCCCGCGTGGCCGTCACACCCCAGGCCGGCCCGGCAAGTTGCTCGCCTACGGCGGCCTCGCCGCGCTGACCTCGCTGGCCCTGCTCGGGTCGGCCGTCCCCGCGCTGGCCGCTCCGGCGCCCGCGCCCACGTCCGCCATGGCCGGGGAGAGCATGGCGAACACCACCTCCGCCCCCGGCCCGCGCCCCGGCCTCGTCACCGAGGCGCACTCGGCCGAGGCGGCGCTGGCCGCCGCGGCCGCCGGGCAGCGCCGGGTCGAGGTGCTGGAGCGCCGCACCGAGACCTCCACCACCTGGGCGGAGCCGGACGGCAAGCTGACCACCACCTTCAGCTCCGGCCCGATCCGGATGCTGCGCGACGGCGCGTGGGTGAACGTCGACGCCACCCTGCACCGTCAGGCCGACGGCACGGTGGCCGCCGAGGCCCACCCGGGCGAGCTGAAGCTGGCCGGCTCCGGCGGGGCCAAGGCCCGCTCGGTGGCCGCCGCGGCCGCCGCGCCCCGCAGCGAGAACCGCGACCTGATCACCCTGGGCGTCGGCGAGCGCCGGATGGCCGTGCAGTGGAAGGGCGGCCTGCCGGCGCCCGTCCTCGACGGCCACCGGGCCACCTACCCGCAGGCCGTCCCCGGGGCCGACCTGGTGGTGGACGCCACCCGCACCGGCTTCGAGCAGTACCTGGTGCTCAAGGAGCGCCCCGCCGAGGCCAAGGCGCCCTGGACCGTCCCACTCTCGCTGCCCGGTCTCAAGGCCGAACAGCAGCCGGACGGTTCGGTGGCCTTCACCGACCGCGCCTCCGGCGAGCAGGTCGCCACCATGCCCGCCCCCGTGATGTGGGACGCCACGGTCGACCCCCGCTCGGGCGAGCGCACCCGCTCGGTGCCGGTGCCGATGACGCTGCGCCAGGACGGCGACACCGTCGAGCTCACCCTCACCCCGGACAGCGCCTTCCTCGCCGACCCGGCCACGCAGTACCCGGTCACCGTCGACCCGGCCACCGACGCGCTGGGCTCGCTCTTCGACACCTTCGTGCAGGAGGGCGACACCACCGACCAGTCGGCCAACACCGACCTCAAGCTCGGCTGGCCGGGCGACTGGGCGGACACCGCGAAGAAGCGCAAGCGCGTCGCCCGCTCCTTCCTGACCTGGGACACCTCGGTCTTCGCCGACGCGCTGGTCAGCAAGGCGCAGCTGTCGCTGTTCAACTACCACTCCTGGTCCTGCGAGAGCCGGCCCTGGGAGGTCTGGGCCGCGAACGGCGGTGACACCAACACCCGGTGGACCAACCAGCCGGCCCTGCTGGAGAAGGCGACCACCTCCACCGAGACCCGCGGCCCGAACTGCGCCAAGGGCCCGGGCTGGGTCACCGCCGACCTGACCCGCCTGGCCCAGACCTGGTCCAGCGCCAAGGCGCAGACCGGCAGCATCGCGATCAAGGCCGCCGACGAGAACGACACCTACGGCTGGAAGCGCTTCTACTCCTCGGAGTCCACCGCCGAGCAGATCCCGCAGCTGACCGTCAGCTACAACTACCGCCCGCGCAACGGCAGCAACCTCCAGGCCGGCCCGCCGTACTTCGCCCAGGGCGGCGTGTTCAAGGTGAACACCACCACGCCCACCCTGCGGTTCACCCCGGAGGACGCCAACCACGACGACCAGGTCACCGGCACCTACGAGATCTCCGACGCCGCCACCGGCGCCGTGGTCACCACCCTCACGGCCCCGCCGGTGCCGACCGGCGAGACCTCCAAGCTGGTCGTCCCGGCGGGCAAGCTGGCCGACGGGAAGTCCTACACCTTCCGCACCACCACCCAGGACGGCACCCACTGGGCCAACGGCTGGTCCGAGCCCGTCACCTTCACCGTGGACACCGGCCTGCAGCTCACCCCCGAGCTGCGCACCCTGGCGGCCGTCAACTCCGCGCTGGACGCGGCCGACATCACCCCGGCCACCACCAGCGACGCCAAGTACGCGGCAATCGCCGCCAACGGCACCAACACCGTCGGCGTTCCGTGGGGCACCGCTGACGCGATCAGCGTCAGCTCCACCGGCAGCGGCAGCATGGCGATGGGCCTGCCCACCGCCCAGCCGCGCGGCGTCGCGCTCAACGGCAACGTGGTGTACGCCGACCCCGCAGGACCGGTGGACACGGTCGCCCAGCCGACCCTGGACGGCGGTGCCCGCACCTTCCAGGTGATCAAGAACGCCAGTGCGCCGCACCAGTTCACCTCCACGGTGCAGCTGCCGCCGGGCGCCGTGCTCACCCCCTCCGAGAGCGGCACCGTCGCCATCACCTCCGGCACGGACGAGGCCCCCGTCACCCACGGCGTGATCGACGCCCCCTGGGCCCGGGACGCCAACGGCAAGGCGGTGCCCACCTCCTACCGGGTGGAGGGCAACAAGCTCGTCCAGGTGGTCGAGTTCGACGCCGGCACCGCCTTCCCGGTGGTCGCCGACCCGCGCTTCTCCTTCGGCATGGGCATCTACTTCAACGCCCGTGGCGTGGAGTGGAAGGCCTGGGGCATGGCGGCGGTCTCGGCCGGCTGGGGCGGCTGGCTGTACGGCTGCACCGCGGCCAAGCTGCCCGCCAAGATCCTCGGCCTGGGCAAGATGATCTGCGGCGCGGTCGGGGTCAACGCCTGGACCAACCTGGTCAAGTGGCTCAAGGAGATCGCCTACTGGAACCTCTCCCCCAACGGCTGCTACCAGACCAGGCTCAGCCCCCGCAACGGCAAGCTGACCAAGGTCAGCGACAAGAACTGCCGCTAG
- a CDS encoding lanthionine synthetase LanC family protein: MAESDVYRETGEAAWAWVLGQVREEDGPWLAERVVEGEPQAEPAADRDCLYAGIGGLAPVLAEIARCRPLEPAERELAAGIVARLSRTAATRTEPSLYDGLAGDATALRLLAPGTEAIALRRLTELMTPDGWDTTLDLEPGYRGPVLDLVAGTAGVMLAALWTGGEQARAVLETGGESLLRTADRTEGGLDWGMIPGAPSRCPNYAHGTAGIATALALAGAELGRPEFVEAAVLGARHLLAVGSTADGGFVVPHTIPPSTREVEPVTYTWCHGPAGTSHLFAALARAGVQEVGGFGTEELRRRCLHSVLASGLPERLRPGFWDNDGRCCGTAGVGDILLDAAQAAWADGQEARAALLLRGAHTMGEALLERAVRDQGGARWQFLEHRQDPPLLPPNTSWMQGAAGIAAYLLRLARVTAEGLTAPVVDRPDQWWAVPAGLRTVRTG; this comes from the coding sequence ATGGCTGAGAGCGATGTGTACCGCGAGACGGGTGAGGCGGCCTGGGCCTGGGTGCTCGGGCAGGTGCGGGAGGAGGACGGGCCCTGGCTGGCCGAGCGGGTGGTCGAGGGCGAGCCGCAGGCGGAGCCGGCCGCCGACCGGGACTGCCTGTACGCCGGGATCGGCGGGCTCGCGCCGGTGCTCGCCGAGATCGCCCGGTGCCGGCCCCTGGAGCCGGCGGAGCGGGAGCTCGCGGCGGGGATCGTGGCCCGGCTCTCCCGGACGGCGGCCACCCGCACCGAGCCCTCCCTCTACGACGGGCTGGCCGGGGACGCGACGGCGCTGCGGCTGCTCGCCCCCGGCACCGAGGCGATCGCGCTGCGCCGCCTCACCGAGCTGATGACCCCGGACGGTTGGGACACCACCCTCGACCTGGAACCCGGCTACCGGGGGCCGGTGCTCGACCTGGTCGCCGGGACGGCCGGGGTGATGCTGGCGGCGCTGTGGACCGGCGGCGAGCAGGCCCGGGCCGTGCTGGAGACGGGCGGCGAATCGCTGCTGCGCACGGCCGACCGCACCGAGGGCGGGCTGGACTGGGGCATGATCCCGGGCGCGCCGTCCAGGTGCCCGAACTACGCCCACGGCACCGCCGGGATTGCCACCGCGCTGGCCCTGGCCGGAGCCGAGCTCGGCCGGCCCGAGTTCGTGGAGGCCGCCGTGCTGGGCGCCCGGCACCTGCTGGCCGTCGGCTCCACCGCCGACGGCGGCTTCGTCGTGCCGCACACCATCCCGCCCTCCACCCGCGAGGTGGAGCCGGTGACGTACACCTGGTGCCACGGGCCCGCCGGCACCTCGCACCTGTTCGCGGCGCTGGCCCGGGCCGGGGTACAGGAGGTCGGCGGCTTCGGCACCGAGGAGCTGCGGCGCAGATGCCTGCACTCGGTGCTCGCCTCCGGCCTGCCGGAGCGGCTGCGGCCGGGGTTCTGGGACAACGACGGCCGGTGCTGCGGCACGGCCGGCGTCGGCGACATCCTGCTGGACGCCGCCCAGGCGGCCTGGGCCGACGGGCAGGAGGCGAGGGCCGCCCTGCTGCTGCGCGGGGCGCACACCATGGGCGAGGCGCTGCTCGAACGGGCCGTCCGCGACCAGGGCGGTGCCCGCTGGCAGTTCCTGGAGCACCGTCAGGACCCGCCGCTGCTGCCGCCCAACACCTCCTGGATGCAGGGCGCGGCCGGCATCGCGGCCTACCTGCTCCGGCTGGCCCGGGTCACCGCCGAGGGCCTCACCGCCCCCGTGGTGGACCGTCCGGACCAGTGGTGGGCCGTGCCCGCCGGCCTGCGGACCGTCCGCACCGGCTGA